In Bradyrhizobium lablabi, one DNA window encodes the following:
- a CDS encoding electron transfer flavoprotein-ubiquinone oxidoreductase: protein MSAEELPPRESMEFDVVIVGAGPSGLAAAIRLKELNPDLGIVVVEKGSEVGAHILSGAVIDPVALDKLIPDWREDADCPLKTQVRDDRFYWMTEGTAIRLPNIMMPPLMSNHHCYIGSLGNVCRWLARKAEAVGVEIYPGFAATEVLCDEKGAVRGIATGDMGIAKDGSHKSSFTRGMELVGKYTLFAEGARGSLTKQLIAKYSLDANSEPPKFGIGLKEVWQIDASKHQKGLIQHSFGWPLNNSTGGGSFLYHYDDNLVAIGFVVHLNYDDPYLSPFDEFQRFKTHPAIRTLFEGGKRLAYGARAITEGGYQSVPRLSFAGGALIGCAAGFVNVPRIKGVHNALGSGMLAAEHVNAALGAGRANDELVEYEKAWRDSAVGKDLYPVRNVKPLWSKFGTIIGVALGGIDMWCNTLGFSLFGTQSHAKPDRKTLDPAKAHAPIAPPKPDGKLTFDRLSSVFLSNTNHEEDQPVHLKVTDMNLQKTSEHDVYAGPSNRYCPAGVYEWVEEASGPRFVINAQNCVHCKTCDVKDPNGNITWVPPEGGGGPNYEAM from the coding sequence ATGAGTGCCGAAGAATTGCCGCCGCGCGAATCCATGGAATTCGACGTCGTGATCGTCGGCGCCGGGCCGTCGGGCCTGGCGGCTGCGATCCGGCTGAAGGAGCTCAATCCCGATCTTGGCATCGTCGTGGTGGAGAAGGGATCCGAGGTCGGCGCGCACATCCTGTCGGGTGCGGTGATCGATCCGGTGGCGCTCGACAAGCTCATCCCGGACTGGCGCGAGGACGCCGACTGCCCGCTGAAGACCCAAGTCAGGGATGACCGGTTCTACTGGATGACCGAAGGCACCGCGATCCGGCTGCCGAACATCATGATGCCGCCGCTGATGAGCAATCATCACTGCTATATCGGCTCGCTCGGCAATGTCTGCCGTTGGCTGGCGCGCAAGGCCGAGGCGGTCGGGGTCGAGATTTACCCGGGTTTTGCCGCGACCGAAGTGCTCTGCGATGAAAAGGGCGCGGTGCGCGGCATCGCCACCGGCGATATGGGCATCGCCAAGGATGGCTCGCACAAATCCTCGTTCACCCGCGGCATGGAACTCGTCGGCAAATATACGCTGTTCGCCGAAGGCGCCCGCGGCAGCCTGACCAAACAGCTGATCGCGAAATATTCGCTCGACGCCAACTCGGAGCCGCCGAAATTCGGCATCGGGCTGAAGGAAGTCTGGCAGATCGACGCTTCGAAACACCAGAAGGGCCTGATCCAGCATTCGTTCGGCTGGCCGCTCAACAATTCGACCGGCGGCGGCTCGTTCCTCTATCATTACGACGATAATCTGGTGGCGATAGGCTTCGTCGTTCATCTCAATTACGACGATCCTTACCTGTCGCCGTTCGATGAGTTCCAGCGCTTCAAGACCCATCCAGCGATCCGCACCTTGTTCGAAGGCGGCAAGCGTCTCGCCTATGGCGCGCGCGCCATCACCGAGGGCGGCTATCAATCCGTGCCGCGGCTGTCGTTCGCCGGCGGCGCGCTGATCGGCTGCGCGGCGGGCTTTGTCAACGTTCCGCGCATCAAGGGCGTGCATAATGCGCTCGGCAGCGGCATGCTGGCGGCCGAGCATGTCAACGCCGCGCTCGGCGCCGGCCGCGCCAATGATGAACTCGTCGAATATGAAAAGGCGTGGCGGGATTCGGCGGTCGGCAAAGACCTGTACCCGGTCCGCAACGTCAAGCCGCTATGGTCGAAATTCGGCACCATCATCGGCGTCGCGCTCGGCGGCATCGACATGTGGTGCAACACGCTCGGCTTCTCGCTGTTCGGAACCCAGTCGCATGCCAAGCCCGACCGCAAGACGCTCGATCCGGCGAAGGCGCATGCCCCGATCGCGCCGCCGAAGCCGGACGGCAAGCTCACCTTCGACCGGCTGTCGTCGGTGTTCCTCTCCAACACCAATCACGAGGAGGACCAGCCGGTACATCTGAAGGTCACTGATATGAACCTTCAGAAGACCTCCGAGCATGATGTCTATGCGGGGCCGTCGAATCGCTATTGCCCGGCCGGCGTCTATGAGTGGGTCGAGGAGGCGTCGGGGCCGCGCTTCGTCATCAACGCCCAGAACTGCGTCCACTGCAAAACCTGCGACGTCAAGGATCCGAACGGTAATATCACCTGGGTTCCACCGGAGGGCGGTGGCGGACCCAATTACGAGGCGATGTGA
- a CDS encoding DUF2007 domain-containing protein, protein MRELVRTNDIVLVSAIGALLDGANIHHLVLDQNMSIIEGSLGVLPRRILVHEDDNRQARQLLADAGLGHELRADD, encoded by the coding sequence TTGCGGGAATTGGTTCGGACCAACGATATCGTGCTGGTTTCGGCGATCGGCGCGCTGCTGGATGGCGCCAACATCCATCATCTGGTGCTCGATCAGAATATGAGCATCATCGAGGGATCGCTCGGCGTCTTGCCGCGCCGTATTTTGGTCCACGAGGACGACAACCGTCAGGCGCGCCAGCTTCTGGCCGATGCCGGTCTTGGCCACGAATTGCGGGCCGATGACTGA
- a CDS encoding endonuclease domain-containing protein, with amino-acid sequence MPQKPLRPVDQRVPRARALRRDATEAEKKLWQHLRQPPFKDHHFRRQATIGPYFADFASHRSKIILEVDGGQHSLSASDETRTRYLEANGYRVLRFWNNEVLENISGVLVTIDTAINADGPPTPDPSPPQAGGGE; translated from the coding sequence ATGCCACAGAAACCACTGCGTCCCGTTGACCAGCGCGTTCCCCGCGCTCGCGCATTACGTCGTGACGCGACCGAAGCCGAAAAGAAACTCTGGCAACATTTGCGGCAGCCTCCGTTCAAGGACCACCACTTTCGGCGACAGGCAACGATCGGTCCTTACTTCGCCGACTTCGCCAGCCATCGCTCCAAAATTATCCTTGAGGTCGACGGCGGCCAGCATTCCCTTAGTGCCTCCGACGAGACACGTACCCGATATCTCGAGGCGAACGGCTATCGTGTTTTGAGATTCTGGAATAACGAGGTCCTTGAAAACATATCTGGCGTTCTCGTGACGATTGATACGGCGATCAACGCGGATGGACCCCCCACCCCCGACCCCTCCCCGCCGCAGGCGGGGGGAGGGGAGTAG
- a CDS encoding LysE family translocator: MGGTNFSLFLLAALVIAAIPGPGIFYVAARTLSGGRKAGIASTFGTALGGLVHVIAGALGVSAIILASAQLFTALKFAGALYLVWLGIKTFREGGRTPHDQSAPTGAKRAFREGVLVEALNPKTAAFFLAFIPQFIEPAAGHAALQFMALGLISVALNTFADVIVVAMASTARANLVRRPRLVQRLRQGSGLFIAGLGISLALARRPATA; this comes from the coding sequence ATGGGCGGCACCAATTTTTCGCTGTTCCTGCTGGCCGCACTCGTCATCGCCGCAATTCCCGGTCCCGGCATTTTCTACGTGGCCGCGAGGACGCTGTCGGGGGGCAGAAAGGCCGGGATCGCATCCACCTTTGGAACGGCGTTGGGCGGGCTTGTCCATGTCATCGCCGGCGCGCTTGGCGTCTCGGCCATCATTCTCGCCAGCGCGCAGCTGTTTACCGCGCTCAAATTCGCAGGCGCGCTCTATCTGGTCTGGCTCGGCATCAAGACTTTTCGCGAAGGAGGCCGGACGCCCCATGACCAAAGTGCGCCGACCGGAGCAAAGCGGGCGTTTCGGGAAGGTGTTCTGGTCGAGGCGCTCAATCCCAAGACCGCGGCGTTCTTTCTCGCATTCATTCCGCAATTTATCGAACCGGCGGCCGGCCATGCGGCGCTGCAGTTCATGGCGCTCGGCCTGATCTCGGTGGCGCTCAACACCTTCGCCGACGTCATCGTGGTCGCCATGGCGTCTACGGCCCGCGCAAACCTCGTTCGCCGGCCCCGGCTGGTTCAGCGTTTGCGACAAGGCTCCGGGCTTTTTATCGCTGGGCTTGGAATATCGCTGGCGCTGGCGCGGCGGCCGGCCACGGCCTAA
- a CDS encoding S49 family peptidase, translating to MTEQTIDRSGWPGLLDRLMEYLPARLRRGMAVVPVVRLSGLIGQVTPLRPGMSLAGVARTLERAFATKNARAVALVINSPGGSPVQSRQIYLRIRQLAAEKKLPVLVFVEDVAASGGYMLACAGDEIFCDPSSILGSIGVVGGSFGFQELIKKIGVERRLYTAGERKAMLDPFQPENPDDVARVKALQREIHAIFIALVKQSRGARLKGADDVLFTGEYWAGETSISLGLADAIGDLRSTLRARYGEKVLTPVIAPATGLLSGLFGRKSAGAGSLTALEGIGGLPDELISALESRAIWAKFGF from the coding sequence ATGACGGAACAGACGATCGACCGCAGCGGATGGCCGGGCCTGCTCGACAGGCTGATGGAATATCTCCCGGCCCGCCTGCGGCGTGGCATGGCCGTGGTTCCGGTGGTCCGGCTGTCGGGCTTGATCGGTCAGGTGACGCCGTTGCGGCCGGGCATGTCGCTTGCCGGCGTCGCCCGGACGCTGGAGCGTGCGTTTGCGACCAAGAATGCCAGGGCGGTGGCGCTGGTAATCAATTCGCCCGGCGGCTCGCCGGTGCAGTCGCGCCAGATCTATCTTCGCATTCGCCAGCTCGCCGCGGAGAAGAAACTGCCGGTATTGGTGTTCGTCGAGGACGTCGCGGCATCCGGCGGCTACATGCTGGCGTGCGCGGGCGATGAGATTTTCTGCGATCCATCCTCGATCCTGGGCTCGATCGGCGTGGTCGGCGGCTCCTTCGGATTTCAGGAGTTGATCAAGAAAATCGGCGTCGAGCGCAGGCTCTATACGGCCGGCGAACGCAAGGCGATGCTCGATCCGTTCCAGCCCGAAAACCCCGACGACGTCGCGCGCGTCAAAGCGCTTCAGCGCGAGATCCACGCGATCTTCATTGCGCTGGTCAAGCAAAGCCGGGGCGCGCGGCTCAAAGGCGCCGACGACGTGCTGTTCACCGGCGAATATTGGGCGGGCGAAACCTCGATCTCGCTGGGCCTTGCGGATGCGATCGGCGATCTGCGCTCGACCTTGCGCGCGCGCTATGGCGAGAAGGTGCTGACGCCGGTGATCGCGCCGGCGACCGGGTTGCTGTCGGGCCTGTTCGGCCGCAAATCGGCGGGCGCGGGGAGCCTCACGGCGCTGGAGGGCATCGGCGGGCTGCCGGATGAGTTGATTTCGGCGCTGGAGAGCCGGGCAATTTGGGCCAAATTCGGGTTCTAA
- a CDS encoding uracil-DNA glycosylase gives MTPDPAPTVQQLLAFYLEAGVDCALTETPVNRLADPDIIVSSPGEAPPPGPVRTIIPAAPAAIAPARGEAAVAPEAAITSAREAARTAPTLQALRSLLEQFDGCALKHTATRLVFADGNPLARVMFVGEAPGREEDIEGLPFVGRSGKLLDRMIAAIGLDRTSAYIANVIPWRPPGNRTPTPQETQVCLPFIQRQIELVNPDVLVTLGNPSTQTLLSTREGIMKTRGKWFDYDTGTRVIRAIATFHPAYLLRSPSYKRMAWQDLRAIAKALAQGASPSSLSAEQMPSS, from the coding sequence ATGACCCCTGATCCTGCCCCTACCGTCCAGCAATTGCTGGCCTTTTATCTGGAGGCCGGGGTCGACTGCGCGCTCACGGAAACGCCGGTCAATCGCCTCGCCGATCCAGACATCATCGTCTCCAGCCCAGGGGAAGCGCCGCCGCCCGGCCCGGTCAGGACAATCATCCCCGCAGCCCCTGCTGCGATCGCGCCTGCCCGCGGCGAGGCGGCGGTCGCGCCGGAAGCGGCGATCACCTCCGCGCGCGAGGCGGCGCGGACCGCGCCGACGCTTCAAGCGTTGCGGTCGCTGTTGGAACAATTCGATGGCTGCGCGCTCAAACATACCGCCACCCGCCTGGTGTTCGCCGACGGCAACCCGCTGGCGCGGGTCATGTTCGTCGGCGAGGCGCCCGGGCGCGAGGAAGACATCGAGGGCCTGCCGTTTGTCGGCCGCTCCGGCAAATTGCTCGACCGGATGATCGCAGCGATCGGGCTCGACCGCACCAGCGCCTATATCGCCAACGTCATTCCTTGGCGGCCGCCCGGCAACCGCACGCCGACGCCGCAGGAAACGCAAGTTTGCCTGCCGTTCATCCAGCGCCAGATCGAACTGGTGAACCCGGATGTGCTGGTCACGCTCGGCAATCCTTCGACGCAAACGCTATTGTCGACACGCGAGGGCATCATGAAGACCCGCGGCAAATGGTTCGACTACGACACCGGCACACGGGTGATCCGGGCGATTGCCACTTTCCATCCGGCCTATCTGTTGCGCTCGCCGTCCTACAAGCGGATGGCGTGGCAGGATTTGCGCGCCATCGCGAAAGCGCTCGCACAGGGAGCTTCGCCCTCATCCCTGAGCGCCGAGCAAATGCCCTCATCCTGA
- a CDS encoding 4-(cytidine 5'-diphospho)-2-C-methyl-D-erythritol kinase, translating into MMALIDDARAKVNLTLRVVGRRVDGYHDLESVVAFADCADRLSLTPAPRLHLTTTGPLAQACGEAADNLVFKAAQLLGEHVGNLKLGDFTLEKILPVASGIGGGSADAAAALRLLAQLNGLAIDDARLIEVARSTGADVPVCLGSRGCVMTGIGETLLPLNLPKMPCVMVNPRVPVATKDVFNALGLRNGELLVGAADVMDAPGWPDDGASLEDWVEALSAGSNDLEAPAMRIQPMIGEVLAALSATDGAWLARMSGSGATCFALYENTAEAQRASQKIQQAHPQWWVHAGVLS; encoded by the coding sequence ATGATGGCGCTAATTGACGACGCGCGTGCCAAGGTCAACCTGACCCTGCGGGTGGTTGGACGGCGGGTCGACGGCTATCACGATCTCGAAAGCGTGGTTGCGTTCGCCGATTGCGCCGACCGCCTGAGCCTGACGCCGGCACCTCGGCTCCATCTCACGACCACCGGGCCCTTAGCGCAGGCCTGCGGCGAGGCCGCCGACAATCTGGTGTTCAAGGCCGCCCAATTGCTCGGTGAGCACGTTGGCAATCTCAAGCTCGGCGATTTCACCCTCGAGAAGATACTGCCGGTGGCCTCCGGCATCGGCGGTGGTTCGGCCGATGCTGCCGCGGCGCTGCGGCTGTTGGCGCAGCTCAACGGCCTTGCCATCGACGATGCACGGTTAATCGAGGTCGCGCGCTCGACTGGCGCCGACGTACCGGTATGCCTTGGCTCGCGCGGCTGCGTGATGACCGGCATCGGCGAAACGCTGCTGCCGCTGAATTTGCCGAAAATGCCCTGCGTGATGGTCAATCCGCGCGTTCCCGTCGCGACCAAAGACGTGTTCAACGCGCTCGGTTTGCGCAATGGCGAGCTTCTGGTAGGCGCCGCCGACGTGATGGACGCGCCAGGCTGGCCGGACGACGGTGCCTCGCTGGAAGACTGGGTCGAAGCGCTCAGCGCCGGCAGCAACGACCTCGAAGCGCCGGCAATGCGCATTCAGCCCATGATCGGCGAGGTGCTCGCGGCGCTCAGCGCCACCGATGGCGCCTGGCTGGCGCGGATGTCAGGATCGGGCGCGACCTGTTTTGCGCTCTATGAAAACACCGCCGAGGCGCAGCGCGCGTCGCAGAAGATCCAGCAGGCCCACCCGCAATGGTGGGTGCATGCGGGGGTGTTGAGCTAG
- a CDS encoding glycine--tRNA ligase subunit alpha, giving the protein MDTLPAHMRPERSFQGFILTLQRFWADQGCVILQPYDMEMGAGTFHPATTLRALGPKRWNAAYVQPSRRPKDGRYGENPNRMQHYYQFQVILKPSPPNIQELYLKSLEAIGIDPHLHDIRFVEDDWESPTLGAWGLGWECWCDGMEVSQFTYFQQVAGVECAPVSGELTYGLERLAMYVQGVDRVYDLNFNGREGADKVTYGDVFLQAEQEYSRHNFEYADTGMLFEQFKMAEEACKKYLEAGWVGGHNQRRHLMALPAYDQCIKASHVFNLLDARGVISVTERQSYIMRVRELAKACGEAWVHTEAGGAAADGPR; this is encoded by the coding sequence ATGGACACCCTGCCTGCCCATATGCGCCCGGAACGCTCGTTCCAGGGTTTTATTCTGACCCTGCAACGGTTCTGGGCCGATCAAGGCTGCGTGATCCTGCAGCCTTACGATATGGAAATGGGCGCGGGCACTTTTCACCCGGCAACCACGCTGCGCGCGCTCGGCCCGAAGCGCTGGAACGCGGCCTATGTGCAGCCCTCGCGCCGTCCCAAGGATGGCCGCTACGGCGAAAATCCAAACCGCATGCAGCATTATTATCAGTTCCAGGTGATCCTGAAACCGTCGCCGCCGAACATCCAGGAGCTTTATCTGAAATCGCTGGAAGCGATCGGCATCGATCCGCATCTGCACGATATTCGGTTCGTCGAGGACGACTGGGAAAGCCCGACGCTCGGCGCCTGGGGCTTGGGGTGGGAATGCTGGTGTGACGGCATGGAAGTCTCGCAGTTCACATACTTTCAGCAGGTCGCAGGCGTCGAATGCGCGCCGGTTTCGGGCGAGCTCACCTACGGGCTCGAGCGGCTCGCGATGTATGTGCAGGGCGTCGACCGCGTCTACGATCTCAATTTCAACGGCCGCGAGGGCGCCGACAAGGTGACCTATGGCGACGTGTTCCTGCAGGCCGAGCAGGAATATTCGCGGCACAATTTCGAATACGCCGACACCGGCATGCTGTTCGAGCAGTTCAAGATGGCCGAAGAAGCCTGCAAGAAATATCTCGAGGCGGGATGGGTGGGCGGCCACAATCAGAGGCGGCATTTGATGGCGCTGCCGGCCTACGACCAGTGCATCAAGGCGAGCCACGTCTTCAACCTGCTCGACGCCCGCGGCGTGATCTCGGTGACCGAACGTCAGAGCTACATCATGCGCGTGCGTGAACTGGCAAAGGCCTGCGGCGAAGCCTGGGTGCATACCGAGGCGGGCGGGGCGGCCGCGGACGGCCCCCGGTGA
- a CDS encoding polyprenyl synthetase family protein: protein MAVIVPFESPSGASIDQLVGLVAADMARVNATILSRTGSEVTMIPEVANHLISSGGKRLRPMLTLAMAGLAGYSGDGHIKLAASVEFMHTATLLHDDVVDESELRRGKLSARMLWGNEASVLVGDFLLGQAFRMMVEVGSLRALDILSSAAATIAEGEVMQLAAAKNTATTEDEYLAVIRGKTAELFAAACEVGPVIANRPKAEQTACRSVGMNLGIAFQLVDDVLDYGGKAAKLGKNIGDDFREGKITLPVVLAFRRGNDSERAFWVKALERGEIRDGDLDHAIGLMTKHRALEDTLNRAQHYGAMAVDALALFPASPMKTALEQVVAFCLARSH from the coding sequence GTGGCGGTTATTGTACCCTTCGAGAGCCCCTCGGGCGCTTCGATAGATCAGCTGGTCGGCCTTGTCGCCGCCGATATGGCGCGTGTCAACGCTACCATATTGTCGCGGACCGGCTCGGAAGTCACCATGATCCCCGAGGTCGCCAACCACCTGATCTCCTCGGGGGGAAAACGGCTGCGCCCGATGCTGACGCTCGCCATGGCCGGCCTCGCCGGTTATTCCGGCGACGGCCACATCAAACTCGCGGCCTCCGTCGAGTTCATGCATACCGCGACGCTTTTGCACGACGACGTGGTCGACGAAAGCGAGCTCAGACGCGGCAAGCTGTCGGCGCGGATGCTGTGGGGCAATGAGGCGAGCGTCCTGGTCGGCGACTTCCTGCTTGGCCAGGCCTTTCGCATGATGGTCGAGGTCGGCTCGCTGCGCGCGCTCGACATTTTGTCGTCGGCCGCGGCGACCATTGCCGAAGGCGAAGTGATGCAACTGGCGGCGGCGAAGAACACCGCCACCACCGAAGACGAATATCTCGCCGTGATCCGCGGCAAGACCGCCGAATTGTTCGCAGCCGCCTGCGAGGTCGGCCCGGTGATCGCCAACCGTCCGAAAGCCGAGCAGACCGCGTGCCGCTCGGTCGGCATGAATCTCGGCATCGCGTTCCAGCTCGTCGACGACGTGCTGGACTACGGCGGCAAGGCCGCAAAACTCGGCAAGAACATCGGCGACGATTTCCGCGAGGGCAAGATCACGCTGCCGGTGGTGCTGGCATTCCGCCGCGGCAACGATTCCGAACGCGCGTTCTGGGTCAAGGCGCTGGAGCGCGGCGAGATCCGCGACGGCGATCTCGACCATGCCATCGGGCTCATGACAAAACATCGCGCGCTGGAAGACACCCTCAACCGCGCCCAGCATTACGGCGCCATGGCGGTCGACGCGCTGGCGCTGTTTCCGGCCTCGCCTATGAAAACCGCGCTCGAGCAGGTGGTGGCGTTCTGCCTGGCGCGGTCGCATTAG
- a CDS encoding tetratricopeptide repeat protein, protein MFSIRFNRWTIAAFAFTAFGFAALAMPGSVSAQTPDHPTDNSAQFPTSHDLRSLTMSGSYLAARHASVERDSNSAATFYRSALRTDPKNNELLDRAFISSLADGDIDEAVKLAERILTVDKSNRVARLVLGVRDLKAKKYAAAQLNINQSIRGPITDLVATLLSGWASYGAGDTKAAVAGIDKLTGPEWYPIFKDLHAGLILELAGKEKDAGARFERAYKLDDSMLRVADAYARWLSRYKDDPTATGIYEAFDKKLPRHPLVLEGLRETKAGKKLPPLVDSAQAGAAEALYGIGAMLTRKGGEDLALVYLQLSLYLAPNHPLALLSLADLYESVKKPQMAIKVYERMPASSPLKRNAEIQLATNLDAADRSDDAIKILKGVTTADSKDIEAIMALGNIERGRKKFADCVDTYSKGIDALPDANDKTNWVYYYYRGICEERSKQWSKAEADMRKALDLQPEQPHVLNYLGYSWVDQGINLDEGMKMIKRAVDQRPDDGYIVDSLGWAYFRIGNYEDAVKNLERAIDLKPEDPTINDHLGDAYWRVGRTLEAKFQWAHARDLKPEPEDLPKIEAKIENGLPDETPSSAASADKKKEDGKGG, encoded by the coding sequence ATGTTTTCCATTCGTTTCAATCGCTGGACGATTGCCGCATTCGCCTTCACCGCATTCGGCTTTGCGGCGCTCGCCATGCCGGGCTCGGTTTCGGCGCAAACGCCCGATCATCCCACCGACAATTCTGCGCAATTTCCGACCAGCCATGATCTGAGATCGCTGACGATGTCGGGCAGCTATCTGGCCGCCCGTCATGCAAGCGTCGAGCGGGATTCCAATTCGGCGGCGACCTTCTATCGCTCGGCGCTTCGCACCGATCCCAAGAACAACGAACTCCTGGACCGCGCCTTCATCTCATCGCTCGCCGACGGCGACATCGACGAGGCCGTCAAGCTCGCCGAGCGAATCCTGACGGTGGACAAGTCCAATCGCGTCGCCCGTCTCGTGCTCGGCGTGCGCGATCTGAAGGCGAAGAAATATGCCGCCGCGCAGCTCAACATCAATCAGTCGATCCGCGGGCCGATCACCGATCTGGTGGCAACGCTGTTGTCGGGCTGGGCCAGTTACGGCGCCGGCGACACCAAGGCGGCGGTCGCCGGTATCGACAAGCTGACCGGGCCGGAATGGTACCCGATCTTCAAGGACCTGCATGCCGGCCTGATCCTCGAGCTTGCCGGCAAGGAAAAGGACGCCGGCGCGCGGTTCGAGCGCGCCTACAAGCTCGACGATTCCATGCTGCGGGTCGCGGATGCCTATGCGCGCTGGCTGTCGCGCTACAAGGATGACCCAACGGCTACCGGCATCTACGAGGCATTCGACAAGAAGCTGCCGCGGCATCCGCTGGTGCTGGAAGGCCTGCGCGAAACCAAGGCCGGCAAGAAGCTGCCGCCTTTGGTCGACTCGGCCCAGGCCGGCGCCGCCGAAGCGCTGTACGGCATCGGGGCGATGCTGACGCGGAAGGGCGGCGAGGACCTCGCGCTGGTCTATCTGCAGCTCTCGCTTTATCTCGCGCCCAATCATCCGCTGGCGCTGCTGTCGCTCGCCGATCTCTATGAGTCGGTGAAGAAGCCTCAGATGGCGATCAAGGTCTATGAGCGGATGCCGGCGAGTTCGCCGCTCAAGCGCAATGCGGAAATTCAGCTCGCGACCAATCTCGACGCCGCCGACCGCAGCGACGACGCGATCAAGATCCTGAAAGGCGTCACTACAGCAGATTCCAAGGATATCGAAGCCATCATGGCGCTCGGCAATATCGAGCGCGGCCGCAAGAAGTTCGCCGACTGCGTCGATACCTATTCAAAGGGCATCGACGCGCTGCCGGATGCCAACGATAAGACCAACTGGGTCTATTACTATTACCGCGGCATCTGCGAGGAGCGCTCCAAGCAGTGGAGCAAGGCGGAAGCCGATATGCGCAAGGCGCTCGATCTGCAGCCCGAGCAGCCCCATGTGCTGAACTATCTCGGTTATTCATGGGTCGATCAGGGCATCAACCTCGACGAAGGCATGAAGATGATCAAGCGCGCCGTCGATCAGCGCCCGGACGACGGCTACATCGTCGACTCGCTCGGCTGGGCCTATTTCCGCATCGGCAATTACGAGGACGCGGTGAAGAATCTCGAGCGGGCGATCGATCTCAAGCCGGAAGACCCGACCATCAACGACCATCTCGGCGACGCCTATTGGCGCGTCGGCCGGACGCTGGAAGCGAAATTCCAGTGGGCGCACGCCCGCGACCTGAAGCCCGAGCCGGAAGACCTGCCCAAGATCGAAGCCAAGATCGAAAACGGGCTGCCCGACGAGACTCCCTCGTCGGCCGCCTCCGCGGACAAGAAGAAAGAAGACGGCAAGGGCGGTTGA
- a CDS encoding tRNA1(Val) (adenine(37)-N6)-methyltransferase, with translation MTDPAADARAFTEDAFLGGQLRLRQPKSGHRAGHDAVLLAAATPARSGDRVVEFGAGVGAAGLAVARRVGGIKLVMVEIDEALAALARGNAASNAIPADVVVLDVTSAADAFAAAGLSPDSCDVVLMNPPFNDPARHRASPDKGREIAHVATSVTLESWIHASRRILKSGGVLTLIWRADGLAEVLAALDRGFGSLAILPVHADAKKPALRVLIRAVKGGKAPTQIYAGLLLNDESALPNKEVQDVLAGKRVLPLALA, from the coding sequence ATGACTGATCCCGCGGCCGACGCGCGCGCATTCACCGAGGATGCATTTCTCGGCGGGCAATTGCGGCTGCGGCAACCGAAATCGGGTCACCGCGCCGGCCACGATGCCGTGCTGCTGGCCGCCGCCACGCCGGCGCGTTCCGGCGATCGTGTGGTGGAATTCGGCGCCGGCGTCGGCGCCGCCGGCCTTGCGGTCGCCAGACGGGTTGGGGGAATCAAGCTCGTGATGGTCGAGATCGACGAGGCGCTTGCGGCGCTCGCGCGCGGCAATGCGGCTTCGAATGCGATTCCCGCTGATGTCGTCGTGCTCGACGTTACCTCTGCCGCCGACGCGTTTGCCGCGGCCGGCCTATCCCCTGACAGTTGTGACGTCGTGTTGATGAATCCACCGTTCAACGATCCCGCGCGGCACCGCGCCTCGCCCGACAAGGGCCGCGAGATCGCCCATGTGGCGACGTCAGTGACACTCGAGAGCTGGATACACGCGAGCCGGCGGATTCTGAAATCCGGTGGCGTCCTCACGCTGATCTGGCGCGCCGACGGCCTGGCCGAAGTTCTGGCGGCGCTCGATCGCGGCTTTGGCAGTCTTGCGATCCTGCCGGTTCATGCCGACGCCAAGAAGCCTGCGCTTCGCGTGCTGATTCGCGCCGTCAAGGGCGGCAAGGCACCCACGCAAATCTACGCAGGGCTGCTGCTCAATGATGAGTCAGCGCTGCCTAATAAGGAGGTGCAGGACGTTCTGGCGGGGAAGCGAGTATTGCCGCTGGCGCTCGCCTGA